The genome window AGATTTAGACTATCTATCTCAACTGAAAAGGAACAAACCTCTATTAACTACTTAGACACAGCCAGCAACCTAGCCACAGAACTCTATGAACCGTACATGAAACCTCAGATACATAAACGCTGTAAGTAACCACCCCTACTTTATTAAGAGAAACCTAATACATAGCATTAGCAATAGAATATCACGCCTCTCTTCCAACATAGACATAAAGAAGCCTATAACTCTACACTACGGAAAGCAGGATATAAACAAGAAATCAAATACTTAAACCCTAATCACCCTATAAGCAGCCCAAATAACAGGAACCCACTCACTAATAccactaacgccaaccacacacCATGCACCACCACAAAGTataccaaaaataaaataattatgagtAACCCCAATAGAAACAACACTAATATGAACAATGCCAAGGCCTATACACaaaccactaacaacaacaaaaataaccgcAACACTAATACCGACAAACAGATATTAAATAAgattaacaatattaacataaCTAATAACACGAATAACTACGCGAATAAGTCCCAAAATAACAGCACCTACAAAAATAATAGTATAAACCTATACAGCGGTATCAATAAACCTAAAGACACCCAACCAATTAATATGAACCTGTTAATAGCAAAAAAACTAGGCCTTTGAACCCACATGAACCCTACGATAACACCAATAGGACAGTCAAAAGCAACACGAAAAGGAAACATAATTATGGATATAACC of Octopus sinensis unplaced genomic scaffold, ASM634580v1 Contig19901, whole genome shotgun sequence contains these proteins:
- the LOC115232195 gene encoding myb-like protein D, coding for MSNPNRNNTNMNNAKAYTQTTNNNKNNRNTNTDKQILNKINNINITNNTNNYANKSQNNSTYKNNSINLYSGINKPKDTQPINMNLYGPLPFTGPTNLMRGKVDGLLKLETYLECLEESGPAKPSHGVFKSRAIKLSNGLNL